One stretch of Desulfovibrio sp. JC022 DNA includes these proteins:
- a CDS encoding GAF domain-containing sensor histidine kinase codes for MKNDKLKEIGEFLLNDMDSVSENFVALLLKHQPRWYGNVDHDERKRMAGSGAFMTLECFTRGDLGPMKSYFNSCASIKLDRGMGIRDVVEGTMLGKRTFISAGRSFYTDHDEYIAFLEELEAFYVEVIILTTDRYSGMLLSRLNAEHVRNKLLLEASRTVTSALDPDEVLSKLAEVLAGTVAGGCCTIFLVNPESGGLAPCAGFGYGSKECQSALQGLRLCPSGSTLSSVDGKSYGFCSSNRASSSFADILPEAVRSGSASLFHITNSDRMVGVALVSSDQPGFTFDEATTELIGGILNTVAVAIESAAAARQTKRQLMESESLRRVANVLLQSPEGKNGSVLSLITDEARAIVNGMGSALMLLEGDSLHCVCSSGSPKCPMEYYPVETTYYGSAFQAGETTIVRDAQSEIPEAERSDEVHTLMIVPLLEGNKKLGLLMISNKSGGFDHADMRIMEMFAAQAVLALRNRRMFEQSEKLVVQGERQRLARELHDSVTQALYAITFCSDAAARSLESGKESSAIEQLKALQGMAQQGMRDMRSLIFDLHPPELESEGLVGAIQARLNSVEIRSGLGADLFVEGDERRLPLRVEEELFRIAIEALNNSTKHSKAESVTVKVDFAEGETIVQIIDDGQGFDLATLPTGGMGLRGIRERAERISADLDISSEPENGTVLTVKVFDEGHGGGDE; via the coding sequence ATGAAGAATGATAAATTAAAAGAGATCGGCGAATTCCTGCTTAACGACATGGATAGTGTTTCCGAGAATTTTGTAGCACTGTTGCTGAAGCATCAGCCCCGCTGGTATGGCAATGTAGATCATGATGAGCGTAAGCGTATGGCCGGATCCGGGGCATTCATGACTCTTGAGTGCTTTACCCGTGGTGATCTGGGGCCTATGAAGAGTTATTTCAATAGCTGCGCCAGCATCAAACTTGACCGGGGAATGGGGATTCGCGACGTTGTTGAAGGAACCATGCTCGGTAAGCGGACTTTTATTTCTGCCGGACGTAGTTTTTATACTGATCATGATGAATACATTGCTTTTCTTGAAGAGCTGGAAGCATTTTATGTTGAGGTGATAATCCTGACCACCGACCGTTATTCCGGCATGCTTCTTTCACGGCTTAATGCAGAGCATGTGCGCAATAAACTTTTGCTGGAAGCATCACGAACCGTCACCAGTGCCCTTGATCCGGATGAGGTTTTAAGCAAATTGGCTGAGGTTCTGGCGGGGACTGTTGCGGGTGGCTGTTGCACTATTTTTCTGGTCAACCCGGAAAGTGGCGGACTCGCTCCCTGTGCCGGATTCGGTTATGGATCTAAGGAATGCCAAAGTGCTTTGCAGGGCTTAAGGCTTTGCCCCTCCGGTAGTACTCTCAGCAGTGTTGATGGCAAAAGTTACGGATTTTGTTCCTCAAACCGGGCCAGCTCTTCTTTTGCGGATATCCTGCCCGAAGCAGTGCGTTCCGGTAGTGCTTCGTTATTTCATATTACTAACAGTGACCGCATGGTCGGGGTGGCCCTTGTCTCATCCGATCAGCCGGGATTCACATTTGATGAAGCCACAACTGAGCTTATCGGTGGAATTTTGAATACTGTGGCTGTTGCCATTGAAAGTGCCGCAGCTGCACGTCAGACAAAACGCCAGCTCATGGAAAGTGAAAGTCTGCGCCGGGTGGCCAATGTGCTTTTGCAGAGTCCCGAGGGCAAAAATGGTAGTGTACTCAGCCTTATTACTGACGAAGCCCGGGCCATTGTTAACGGTATGGGCAGTGCTTTAATGTTGTTGGAGGGAGATTCCCTGCATTGTGTATGCAGCTCCGGTTCGCCAAAATGTCCCATGGAATATTACCCGGTGGAGACAACTTATTACGGGAGTGCTTTTCAGGCAGGCGAAACCACAATTGTGCGCGATGCCCAGAGTGAAATTCCCGAAGCTGAGCGCAGTGACGAAGTGCATACCCTGATGATTGTTCCTTTATTGGAAGGTAATAAAAAGCTGGGATTGCTTATGATTTCCAACAAGAGCGGTGGGTTTGATCATGCGGATATGCGCATTATGGAAATGTTTGCTGCTCAGGCGGTTTTAGCCCTGCGTAATCGCCGCATGTTTGAGCAGAGCGAAAAATTGGTCGTCCAGGGTGAACGCCAGAGGCTGGCCCGCGAGCTGCACGATTCTGTGACTCAGGCACTTTATGCCATTACTTTTTGTTCTGATGCCGCAGCGCGTTCCTTGGAATCCGGTAAAGAATCTTCAGCTATTGAGCAACTTAAGGCTTTACAGGGAATGGCTCAGCAGGGCATGCGGGATATGCGTTCTCTTATTTTTGACCTGCATCCGCCGGAACTTGAAAGCGAGGGGCTGGTGGGAGCCATTCAGGCTCGTTTGAATTCTGTTGAAATTCGTTCCGGTTTGGGAGCCGATCTTTTTGTGGAGGGTGATGAAAGGCGTCTGCCCCTGCGGGTGGAAGAAGAGCTTTTCCGCATCGCCATTGAGGCCCTGAACAATTCCACCAAGCATTCCAAAGCTGAATCTGTTACTGTGAAGGTCGATTTTGCTGAGGGCGAGACAATCGTTCAGATTATTGATGACGGTCAGGGGTTCGATCTCGCAACTCTGCCCACTGGCGGTATGGGCTTGCGTGGTATTCGTGAGAGGGCTGAGCGGATCAGTGCTGATCTTGATATAAGCAGTGAACCAGAAAATGGCACTGTGCTGACTGTGAAAGTTTTTGATGAAGGACATGGAGGCGGAGATGAGTGA
- a CDS encoding SDR family NAD(P)-dependent oxidoreductase: protein MKNKTVLITGGNKGIGLELTDVFIADGADVIVAARDFSNFKHNDHPQVRTETYDFTNVAGIPEFINSLPAIDVLINNAGVMYATAYDEYTAEDVEKVLKINIEAPVALITAVSKSMKENKYGRIVNNASIAGQIGHPDVWYGITKAGVINMTKSFAKILGPHGIVVNAVAPGPIETDMLDSIPQARRDAIKAAVYTGRFGKPEEVASAMHWLATDCPEYINGTCIDINNGSFPR from the coding sequence ATGAAAAATAAAACTGTCCTGATAACCGGCGGCAACAAAGGGATCGGCCTTGAACTAACTGATGTTTTCATAGCAGACGGAGCCGATGTAATCGTAGCAGCCCGCGATTTCTCAAACTTCAAACACAATGACCACCCGCAGGTAAGAACGGAAACCTACGATTTTACAAACGTAGCCGGTATCCCGGAATTCATTAACAGCCTGCCGGCAATCGACGTACTCATCAATAATGCCGGAGTCATGTATGCGACCGCCTATGATGAATACACAGCTGAAGATGTTGAAAAAGTCCTCAAGATCAATATTGAGGCTCCGGTAGCCTTGATTACTGCCGTGTCTAAATCAATGAAAGAGAATAAGTACGGACGAATTGTTAACAATGCATCCATTGCCGGTCAAATCGGGCACCCTGATGTCTGGTACGGTATCACCAAAGCCGGAGTCATCAACATGACCAAGAGCTTTGCCAAAATCCTCGGCCCGCACGGAATCGTTGTTAATGCGGTTGCTCCCGGTCCTATTGAGACAGACATGCTCGATTCAATTCCCCAAGCACGCCGGGATGCAATCAAAGCTGCGGTTTACACAGGCCGCTTCGGTAAACCTGAAGAAGTGGCTTCTGCCATGCATTGGCTGGCTACTGACTGCCCGGAATACATCAACGGCACCTGCATCGACATCAACAACGGTTCCTTTCCCAGATAA